Genomic DNA from Plutella xylostella chromosome 13, ilPluXylo3.1, whole genome shotgun sequence:
cgttcgttcggtTTTCGAGCACAGCAGAGGGTCTAGTACTTAGTAGTAGTTTATGTTTTTTCGCATACTATATGGCGCCTgtaatggaaactatcatgaaacttttgacatataatgtatgcagatgacaggagaaaacgtaaactttttttcgttttcataaataacaaaacccgtactagaggggCAGATGATACGGCTAATAACATCCCATGCCATTCAAATCAGCTGATACCGTGATTCTCGTTCAAGACTAATCAACACTtagtttattacttttatgttCAAGAAGACACATAACTACAAGTAGTTCTAATGTAAGTCAATGATACCGTAAATTGTAAAAGAGATTAGCATAAAAACTAATGAGGTCGTATTCTAAAGAATCTAAATATCATGACATCAATTATATTATCAACATCATTATCATTAGGTtacaaacacaaacatttagcttatgtataattttacaacactgttttgagtttttttatttgatgattatttttattaaaaatcaaaacttCAGTTCGTGGTCAAAAATCGGGAAATGTATGCATATTAGTTATGCTTAGCGTGATTAAGGGTCAGAACTGTTTCTATACGAAGATACCGTTTTTTAACGGTtttcaattcgtcgggatcttttttttctcatttcaaattaattttagttcTTGCATTGAAACTCGCTGTTTCGTTTTTCTTCCTAAACTTCACATGCCTCTCCCGAGAGAGTGTGGTTTAACCCACTTATTACTACTAAACCACACAGTaacgtaaataattatgacttTATAGACAAGCAtagttaaaatttatacactcgcgaacaaaatgaatggttttttttaattgtccGCGAGTGTATTCATAGGCAgttatttgattttttatttgttttttaagtgtagttaatcaatatttttttcttactttcaGGAGGCCCATACTCAGCGTTCGCCGGTAAAGACGCGACCAGGGGTCTAGCCACTGGGCAAGTAGCTGCGTCCGACAAGGAGTTTGATGACGTCAGTGACCTCACAGCTGATGAACTTGCCTCGGCCAAGGAATGGGAGGAACAATTTAGAGGTAATACAGTTGACCTGAAAATCTGGGTTAACAAAGTTGATTGTAGATAGTCAATTAGGTTTGATGCATTGTGATATTGAAAATCACTTTTTGCACATGCATATTACGACAATCATTGATTGCTTCATCAAATGAATCCCAAAAAACATTGTTCCTACCCAAAATAGAACAACCAGAGAACCacaaataattcaaaatatttgcaTGTATGTCAGCCATTTTATTTGCCGtgaaatataaaacatttattaatgtGTCACTTCTAACAGTTTGCGGTTAGAATATGCGCATGTATTTTACATAGCATTCATTTGTTATTCATTTTGTATCTACGTCAAAGTTTAATCGAATTCAGGAGTGACCTATTCGATTACAAACTTTATAGACTTTTTTGTGTTTAATCGTATGAAGAGTATTTTTTCTCAAAATATCCTTTTGATACCTACTTCTCTTCCAAAATCCCAAatagtacttaaatataaatttgtgatcgcatattaatattatcatttattattaacttataatttttctaTTTCAGAGAAGTACGACATTGTGGGGAACCTCCTGAAACCGGGAGAAACAGCCAAGTCGTACAGCGACGACGAGAGCGAAACCAAGAAAAGTCTGTAAttagttaataattatattttatagaataaggatttatacaataaaaataacgactgttacaatacaatttttaaGATTAGTTCttctcttattttttataaattagtaTTTAAATATGGTAAAGGAGACGGATAAAGTTATCACGTTTGATTCATTCATAAtcataaagtatttaatatacTATGCTAGGCTCACATTATTGTGATGTTCAGAGGTCACCGGCGAGCACTATACAGTGAGTTATACAATGACAATTCTACGGaagatattgtaaataaataatcataaattaagaccaaattttgaatgaatgtacctaattgcGTTAGTTTAGTATTtgaaaattgttttaaatggGAAAGCCAAATAACGTTTTAATAAAAAgagctaggtacctacctaattcaAAGCTGGGATTCTAATCCCCCATCTTCGACAAAATATCAACTGCTCAATCTGGCTGTCCTAGTAATACCCGCTAGTgtaaaaaaacctttaaaatTCTGAGTTGCACTgatatttaaacataaaaagcCAACTATAGTTTAAAGAATTCAGCATTCGGAAATCCTGTAAGCGCCGCTGCAAGCAAGTTCcgtacttaaatacttaagaAGGCCTTTTATCGGGCGGCTCTTTGACCGGGCGGAGTTTCCAAGAATGCGCCCTGAAAAGACGTGAAGGAATTTTTCGCCGGTTCACTTTGCTAAATCACAAAACGTAGAGCCGAGTGCTGGACAATTTCCTGCTGATATCCGCGCCAGTTCCACAATAGAGGCTAATCTTTAAAAGGAAGCGTATTTCATACTTCATTCCATGCCGTCGCTTTATTGAATCCCCCATTCCCTGTATTGTCAAGTTCAAAGAGACTTGAAAATGTCACGTCTGCTCTGTAGCTATTGCAGCGCGCAGAAACGGTGTCAAATGTTCCAAGTTCGGATGTGGAAATATTGGATCGAATTAGATTTTGTTATGTACGCGTCCTACTACTAGTGTTGTTATCGCTTATTTTGCggtgtaaaaagtatttttgtatgtttactAAACTGGGTGCAATATTAGGTTGTCGTAGCTCCGAAATATATAGTATGCCCCTTATAAAAAGcggtttatttgtttaataggAAACTTATTTGAAATAAGCCAAATTTAGCCGTATAAGAATTCGTTTTGTCGTAATCACATTCGAGCATTTTTAGTTGTTCAAAACTACAATGACCTAATATGAGTTTACGTAGCTGAATTATGAACTTCATAGCACATACTTGAGTAAGTAAGACCAACAACCATTTAGCAATGCAGTTATTTAATGTTTTCGAAAGAGTGCTGACttttcattatattatgtttgtgaaatttcaattaggtaagtagtaTTCGCAATCATCAGTTTTTGTGAGGTTATtaatcttcttcttcatttATATTGTCATCAATAATATCTTCATTTATGATTTCTGGTTCAAGGCATTCCTCTGAAggtatttcatcaaaatcaaaaGCAGGGAATACGAAAGTGAATGGCCCTGAAATAGTTAATCATAGTTATTTTCAactgttatttataatttcctttttttcaataccttatATTAATTTGCACGTAGCACACAATTCATTATCAaattacatacttatttatttaataatcaatTTACCATAGAGGCTTCAAATGGACagctaaataaaaattaacataaacaGGTAACGacataacatttattattaaaataatataataacaatctTTAAATTACTTGCAACCACAGGGTTCGACAAGAGTGTTATAAGTTAAACCTGTGCCTAGTCTGTTGTACGCTAGGTTATTCAGGTTGGCAGAGTTTAGAACTGAGGATGGGACTCCGTTTAAGAGAGCCGCATTAGCCGGGCTGAGTCCAACGTTCAACCCGAGGTTGACTCCCCCGATGTCAGTGCACCCAGATGACGACAACCCAACTCCAGGAGCAGAGTTGTACACAACCGCACCCTGGCCGGCGGTCGGTAAGTTACCATCTACATTGACAGCACCAAGGAACGGTAAATTACCAGAGACCACCACGTTGCCATCTGCCACCAGATTCTCAGCGGTGATGGAGACGCCTGTAGGAGCTATCGGCGAATAGCTGGACACAGTGAGGAGGCCAGCGTTGGATATGCTCTCTATAAGAGGCTGTGACGATGCCATGAGGGTGGCATAAGCATTGGGTGAAAGGCTGGAGCCAGGCAAGTAGGTGTTGTAAGGGTTTCCACATGGAGACCCTGGTAGGACGATGTTGGAGCTGGATTCCCGGCATTGGTTCAGCAGGGAGAGTTGCAGAGGTGAAGCGTTCGGTAAGAGGCTGCTGGGATCCAGGTTAGATATTCCACTTGGGCTCAGCGTGGAACAAACACTAGGCCCTACGCTCCCAGGGTTGAGAATTGGAATCCCATAGCAACAGAACACGatctgaaatataaatacatagttatatattttttgattatttACATTCAACAACGTGAGAGAAAGAAACAAAACGGTTTTTGGAAACGTGACATCTCTTGTaatgaatttaagtaagtactaaagATATTGGTTACCTGAGCTAACACAGCGACTAAAGAAATGGTTCTTGAAGACATTTTGTTTGAAGTGCACACACTTAATGATGCCTTTTTCGATTAAATGTGTGGTATTTATACAGTAGATATATCAAGTTACGTCTCTACCATAAAGTTACATtacttaaaaacatattttcacataaaatcacgtaaaaaatattaagtaacaTTTATTGAGTTACTTACATACTCACATTatgtcattatttatttatttgtgttataATGTAAAGCCTATTGATACCGTATTATGATAAGGAAGTGATAAATATACCATAAAGaacttacctatatatatatattgatttaaatacgtttagcgtttagtaaaagtgacccttcgtgtggattcaaaaatagtatcgaatcctatgctcgcgcctctgACCCGTGACGCCaccatagaatagaatatattagaatactatttattttgcaccattaaagaaaacattacaatatcataacttataggtatataaaatagtacaaaaaggcggtgTTATTGCTTAAGCGATCTCtaccaggcaacctttggatggaagagacaatttCCATCACGGCCCAAAGAAGATGCAACAAGACACTTTTCAACATTCAACACTAACACCTTTTTCTCTGAAAACTACTCTCAGGACTCATGCAAACTCGTATCGCGCGGAAACGTTCAAAGTTGCAAAGACAGAAATACAAAGTAACTTTGGGACATAAGCAATATATTCTTATATAAGAAAGTGTTCCCTGTTACAACAAAGGCAGTAAGTCTTCATTTCTGTGGCACTCCGCGCCGCTCGGGAACTCTGACATTGTATCGAACTTTGGACTTGTATTTGCCATTTGTTTCCTGCTGACTCTTGGAATGAGGCTGATAGCTTGAATGAGCACAGGCGTGACTAATGACTTGCTGTTTAAagtttatcataattatcatcatcgTCAGTCGATCATTTACCACTGCTttcttaatataaattaaaagttcaTCTTCATAAAACTGCGTAGTActactactgtacttgttattctaagGTAGTACACACTTATACACTCATTAAACGTATTATCTATAGCATTGTCTACAGCTGTCTATATCTGGGCCCCTTGAAAACATCAAGCCTCGAAAACATCAGCTGTCTGGTACGCACAGACATTCCAAACGTATGTACCCCCCTTTTTGGTTGGGGGGTAAAACAATGGTAAGAACAAAGATCTTTAGATTGAAACTAGCACGTAAAGTTTTCCGTATAGATTTTCTGACTAGTTCTCCTTACTGTGAAAGATGAACATTTTCATATTCTGACATGTTTCGACGACTTCTAGAAACTACATTTTTAACAACTACGTCTTGCTATACTGACATTCATGGAACCAACGATGTTTTCTTTACTAGATCATCTTACAGGATGAAAGAGAGTGAAAAGCAGGTGACTTGTCTTTGTATTTATTGCTCAAATACAAacctaaatatttaactaaGTGAACAAAGGGTGAACTTTATATTACAAGCATTCTCTACAAGTCAACTGACAGTAtgtgaaacaatttcatacgattatttttaatattatttggtaccagtaagtacataataatatataatatagcaGTAATAAAAGCTCTGCTTAGGTTCGATTCTCGATCAATTCGAAGTAGTATATAGAGGCCAAAACATAGGTGGCTTTTTAACTCTGACTACTCAGAAACCGATACTAAGACCTAAGGACATTTAAATTCTTACAATCGAATTAACTTTAACACCATAGAATTACTTTAACAGTCGACGAAACGTGTCACTAGCTACAAACACAAGGTAAATAGCTACACAAAGTACA
This window encodes:
- the LOC105389105 gene encoding chorion class CB protein PC404, whose amino-acid sequence is MSSRTISLVAVLAQIVFCCYGIPILNPGSVGPSVCSTLSPSGISNLDPSSLLPNASPLQLSLLNQCRESSSNIVLPGSPCGNPYNTYLPGSSLSPNAYATLMASSQPLIESISNAGLLTVSSYSPIAPTGVSITAENLVADGNVVVSGNLPFLGAVNVDGNLPTAGQGAVVYNSAPGVGLSSSGCTDIGGVNLGLNVGLSPANAALLNGVPSSVLNSANLNNLAYNRLGTGLTYNTLVEPCGCK